AGCGCTGACAATGGGGAAGAGTATAGCACGCGGCACGAGAGCGGCTCAATTTCCGCAAGCTCTTACCTTGCAAAAGCTTAGAAGGACGATCGGGGAGCCGACGGCCTGCCGGCTCCCCGAGATGCCTGAGAACTTCCGATAGACGCTAGAAGTCCGTGCCGCTGCTGAAGCGGAAATCCCGCACCCGCAGGTGGGGCAGCACCATGCCGCCGAGGGCCTGTTCCTGCCCGAGCGCTTCCACCCGCCCGAAGAGCTCGAGCAGGCTCTGGTTGAAGCGGAAGTTCTTCACCGGCCCCGCGATCGCCCCGCCCTCGATGAGGAAGGTGCCATCGCGAGTCATGCCCGTGACGATCATCTTCATCGGATCGACGACGTTCGTGTACCAGAGCCGCGTGACGAGCACGCCGCGCTCCACGCCGGCGATGAGCGCCGCGAGGCTCGCCTCGCCCCCCTCCAGCAGCGGGAAGCGCATGAAGGCGCCGTAGTTGTTGGGCTGCGGCAGGCCGTGACCGGTCGGGGCCTGTCCGGTCAGATGCGCGCTCGTGCGATCGTGCAGGAAGCTCCTCAAGACGCCCCGCTCGATGAGGGCGATGGCCTGCGTATCCACGCCCTCGCCGTCGAAGCCGAGGCCGAAGAGTCGCGGATCGGCCGGCGCCTCGCGCAGGGTGATGTTCTCGCCGAAGACGCGCTCGCCGAGGCGATCGCCGAGCGGGCTGCGCTTCTCGGCGACCGCCAGGCCGTTGAGGCCCAGGTAGCCGAGGAAAAAGATCAGGTCCTGCGCGGCCTCCGCCTCGAAGACCACCGTGTAGTCGCCCGGCGCCAAGCTGCGCGGCGCCCGGCTCTCGAGACAGCGGCGGCAGGCGTCGCGGGCGATCGCCTCGGGATCCACCGCGGCGGCGGAGCGCGCGAGGATGCGGCTGCGGCCCGCGCCATCCGCCTTCGCCGCGCTCACCTCGAAGATGGCGCGCGTCTTCCGGCCGAAACGGAGGAGCCCCGTGCTGTTCGCAACGGCGAAGGGCTCGATCTCGCCGTAGTCGCCGATCGAGCCCTCGCTGGACAGCGCGATGCCCCCCAGTTCGATGCCCTCGCCGGCGGCCACCCGGACTGCGGTCTCCACCCAGCGCGCGCGCGCCGCCGTGTCGACGACCGCCGTGTCGGCGGCCCAGGCCGCCTCCTCGCGCCGCTCGCCGCCGGCGTGGAAGGGAATCACCCGCTCGCTCTCGGGCTGGATGCGCGCGAGCGCCTCGGCATTGGCCACGCAGCGCTCCAGGCCCGCGGCCGAGAGGTCGTTCGTCGTCGCCAGGCCCTGCCGCCGGCCCAGGCGCACGCGCACCCGCAGCTCGTAGCGCTCCTCGGAGACGTTCTGCGTGATGCGGTTCTCGCCGAAGCGCGTCAACTCCTCGCGCCCGCCGCCGAGGGTGAGCTCGGTCTCGTCCGCCTGGCTCGCCTTCAGCACGCGGTCGCGGATGGCGCGGAACTCCTGCTCCTGGATCATTCGCTCACCCCCACGCGAATCTTCCGAAAGCGAGCCGGCGCGGAGCCGTGCGTCATGCGGGCGATCTGCCCGGGCTCCCCCTTGCCGCAGTTGAGGACGCCGAAGGGCCGCCACCACTTGTCGCCGCAGATGGCGTCGCAGGCGCCCCAGAAGTCCGGCGTGCGCCCCTGGTAGGTGCAGCCGCGCAGGAGCCGCGTCTTCTTGCCCTTCTTGATCTCCCAGCCCAGCTCGGTCGAGAACTGGAAGTTCAGCCGCATCTGGTCGATGCTCCAGCTGCGGTTCGTCTCCATCCAGATACCGTCCTCGGTGTCCGCGATCAGGTCGTCCAGCTCCCAGCGGCCGGGCGCGAGGCCCAGGTTCGGGATGCGGACCCCCGGGATGCGATTCCAGCTCTCGGCCCGGTTGCAGCCCCGGCTGCGGGGGTTCTTCTCGACCGCGGCCAGCTCGCGGCTCGTGAAGTAGGCGGCGAAGCGGCCGCCCTCGACGACGTGGAAACGCTGGGCGGCGACGCCCTCGTCGTCCCAGCCGCGCGTGGCCAGGCCGCGCGGCAGGGTGCTGTCCGCGACGAGATTCACGATCGGCGACCCGTAGGTGAAGTTGCCCAGCTTCTCGGGCGTCAGGAAGCTGCGCCCGGCGAAATTGGCCTCCATGCCGAGCACGCGGTCCAGCTCGCTGGCGTGGCCGCAGGACTCGTGGATCTGCAGGCCGAGTTGCGACCAGTCCAGGAGGATGTCCTTCTCGCCCACCGGGCAGGGATCGGCCGCGAGCAGGGCGACGGCCTCCTCGGCCGTGCGCCGCGCGTTGCCCGGCAGGTCGAATTCGGCGATCACCTCGTAGCCGGCGCCCAGGTGCATGCCGCCCGCCGAGTCGGGGAAGCTGCGCCGCTGGATGGTGCTGCCATCGGCGGCGATGGCGACGAGGCCGCCGCCGCTGGTGAGCAGGTCCTGTGCGAGCTCGGCCCCTTCGCTGGAGACGAGGAGTAGCTGCTGCTGATCGAAGAGCATCTGCGCCTGGGCGACCTTGACCCGCGGGTCGACGTGCAGCTCGGCCTCGACCCCCGTGAGGAGGTCCAGCTTCTCCTCGCGGGCGACCGCGAAGGGATCGATCTGCCTGGGCGTCGCCCAGCTCGACTTGAGGGCGGGTTCGGCGGCGAGCCGCACGGGCTCGCGCATGACGCGGGCGCTGGCCTCGGCCAGCGCGACGGCGCGCGCGGCGGCCGCGTCCAGGCTGTCGCCTTCGAGCCGATCGGTGGCGGCGAAGCCCCAGGCGCCGCCCTTCAGCACCCGGATGCCGACGCCCTGCGTCCCCCGCAACTCGGCGATCGCGAGGCTGCCGTTCTTCACCATCAGCTCCTCGGTGCGACTCTCGACCCAGCGCGCATCGGCGTAGTCGGCGCCGCGCGCGCGCGCGGTCTCGATGGCCGCAAGCAGCTTGTCCTTCATGGTTCTCCCGTGGGTTTGCCGCGCGGGGCGGCCGCGGGCGCAGCGATGATGCCCGATGCGAACAGGCAAGTCCAGGCGCGAGCGCGAGCGTCAGGCCTCGCGCCGCGCGCCAGGGCCGGCGAGCAGGCGCCAGTAGTGGTCGAGGACGCGGGCCAGCCCGGCGAGCGCCTCTTCGGGGCTCCGGATGCGCGCCTCCCAGCTCGGTTCGCTGCCGGTCTCGAGGCGGAAGAGGTCGCGGTGCAGGTGGAGCACAGCCAGGACCTGGTCGTCGAGGCGGTAGACGTGCCGCAGCGGGCTGGCCTCCACGCGGATGCGCGAGTCGAGCTGGGCGAGCTGCAGCTCGAAGCGGCGCAGGAGCACGGCGATTACGGGCTCCATGGCCGGCTCGCGCTCGTGGCTGGCCAGGGGCAGGCTCACCAGTACCCCTCCCCCCGGCCCGGCGCGGGCAGCGAGCGCAGGGCCTCGAGGAAGCCGCCGTAGCGGCGGCGGACAGACCCCTCCCCGGCGCGCAGGGCCGCTTCGCCGCCCCGCCCCGGATCGAGCAGCTGGTGTCGGGCCAGCGGGCCCCAGATGCCCGTCACCCCTGGCCGCGGCAGGGGCGTGCACTCCAGGCCCAGCAAGAAGAGCGGCGCCCCCGCCGCCAGGGGCAGCGGCGAGTCGGCCGTCTCGAGCAGCGCGAGGATGGGGCTCGCCGCCGGCAGGGGCGTGCACTCCAGGCCCAGCAAGAAGAGCGGCGCCCCCGCCGCCAGGGGCAGCGGCGAGTCGGCCGTCTCGAGCAGCGCGAGGATGGGGCTCGCCGCCGGCAGGGGCAGGCGCTCCTCGTCGAGAGCGAAGCGCCAGCGGCAATCCGGCGGGGCGGCGCCCCCGCCGCTGCCGGTGAGCCAGAGCCCCGGCAGCGGCTCGAGGCGGGGCAGCGGCCCCTCCCCCC
This window of the bacterium genome carries:
- a CDS encoding TldD/PmbA family protein, which codes for MKDKLLAAIETARARGADYADARWVESRTEELMVKNGSLAIAELRGTQGVGIRVLKGGAWGFAATDRLEGDSLDAAAARAVALAEASARVMREPVRLAAEPALKSSWATPRQIDPFAVAREEKLDLLTGVEAELHVDPRVKVAQAQMLFDQQQLLLVSSEGAELAQDLLTSGGGLVAIAADGSTIQRRSFPDSAGGMHLGAGYEVIAEFDLPGNARRTAEEAVALLAADPCPVGEKDILLDWSQLGLQIHESCGHASELDRVLGMEANFAGRSFLTPEKLGNFTYGSPIVNLVADSTLPRGLATRGWDDEGVAAQRFHVVEGGRFAAYFTSRELAAVEKNPRSRGCNRAESWNRIPGVRIPNLGLAPGRWELDDLIADTEDGIWMETNRSWSIDQMRLNFQFSTELGWEIKKGKKTRLLRGCTYQGRTPDFWGACDAICGDKWWRPFGVLNCGKGEPGQIARMTHGSAPARFRKIRVGVSE
- a CDS encoding TldD/PmbA family protein; translation: MIQEQEFRAIRDRVLKASQADETELTLGGGREELTRFGENRITQNVSEERYELRVRVRLGRRQGLATTNDLSAAGLERCVANAEALARIQPESERVIPFHAGGERREEAAWAADTAVVDTAARARWVETAVRVAAGEGIELGGIALSSEGSIGDYGEIEPFAVANSTGLLRFGRKTRAIFEVSAAKADGAGRSRILARSAAAVDPEAIARDACRRCLESRAPRSLAPGDYTVVFEAEAAQDLIFFLGYLGLNGLAVAEKRSPLGDRLGERVFGENITLREAPADPRLFGLGFDGEGVDTQAIALIERGVLRSFLHDRTSAHLTGQAPTGHGLPQPNNYGAFMRFPLLEGGEASLAALIAGVERGVLVTRLWYTNVVDPMKMIVTGMTRDGTFLIEGGAIAGPVKNFRFNQSLLELFGRVEALGQEQALGGMVLPHLRVRDFRFSSGTDF